The Panacibacter microcysteis genome includes a window with the following:
- a CDS encoding type 1 glutamine amidotransferase domain-containing protein: MKNLSGKKVAILTENGFEEVELTSPKRALEEAGATVHIVSPQDKKVKGWDHDHWSLELPVDVVLHNAKPEDYDALLIPGGVINPDLMRVNKECVSFAAQFIEEGKPVGAICHGPQLLIETGLVKGKNMTSYPSVKTDLENAGALWEDKEVIVDNGLVTSRSPKDLEAFNKKLIEEIYEGAHQPA, translated from the coding sequence ATGAAAAATTTATCAGGTAAGAAAGTTGCTATTCTTACAGAAAATGGATTTGAAGAAGTGGAACTAACCAGCCCAAAACGTGCGCTGGAAGAGGCTGGCGCAACAGTACACATAGTATCTCCGCAGGATAAAAAGGTAAAAGGCTGGGATCATGACCACTGGTCACTCGAATTACCGGTGGATGTGGTATTGCACAATGCAAAACCGGAAGATTACGACGCGTTGTTGATACCGGGTGGTGTGATAAATCCCGACCTGATGCGTGTAAACAAAGAATGTGTAAGTTTTGCCGCACAATTTATTGAAGAGGGCAAGCCTGTAGGTGCAATTTGTCACGGGCCGCAATTGCTGATTGAGACTGGTCTTGTAAAAGGAAAAAACATGACTTCTTACCCTTCTGTTAAAACCGATCTTGAAAATGCAGGTGCACTTTGGGAAGACAAGGAGGTTATCGTAGATAATGGACTGGTTACAAGCCGGAGCCCCAAAGACCTCGAAGCTTTTAACAAAAAGCTGATAGAAGAAATATATGAAGGCGCACACCAGCCTGCCTGA
- a CDS encoding DUF3820 family protein: MENADGLNPELLVQLVQMKMPFGKYKDVVLCDLPAAYLEWFQRKGFPKGKLGLLLQTMYEIRLNGLEHLLGPLKKR, translated from the coding sequence ATGGAAAATGCAGACGGGCTAAACCCGGAACTCTTAGTACAACTTGTGCAAATGAAAATGCCCTTTGGTAAGTATAAAGATGTTGTGCTGTGCGATCTGCCGGCAGCATACCTGGAATGGTTTCAGCGAAAGGGTTTTCCAAAAGGTAAATTGGGCTTACTGTTGCAAACAATGTACGAGATAAGGCTCAATGGCCTCGAGCATTTACTCGGGCCGTTGAAGAAAAGATAG
- a CDS encoding TIGR00266 family protein, protein MIRNHEIDYRIFGEEMQYVEIELDPGETAVAEPGAFMMMDDNIQMETIFGDGSQQQTGGLLGKLFSAGKRLLVGENLFMTAFTNVGHGKKHVSFASPYPGKIVALDLIRLGNRIICQKDAFLCAAKGVSIGIEFQRKLGTGLFGGEGFIMEKLEGDGMAFMHAGGHVFEKELQPGELLRIDTGCIVAFTGSINYDIQFVGGIKNTLFGGEGLFFATLQGPGRVWIQSLPISRLAARILAYGTYQRKEEGSILGGLGNLLDGDGYR, encoded by the coding sequence ATGATACGTAATCACGAGATCGATTACCGCATTTTCGGCGAAGAAATGCAGTATGTTGAAATAGAACTCGACCCCGGTGAAACTGCTGTTGCAGAGCCCGGTGCATTTATGATGATGGATGACAACATACAGATGGAAACCATTTTTGGCGATGGCAGCCAGCAGCAGACCGGCGGTTTATTGGGCAAACTTTTTAGCGCAGGTAAAAGATTGCTTGTTGGTGAAAATTTGTTCATGACGGCATTCACCAACGTCGGTCATGGAAAAAAACATGTAAGCTTTGCATCCCCATATCCCGGCAAGATCGTTGCCCTAGATCTTATACGCCTTGGCAACAGGATCATTTGCCAGAAAGACGCTTTTTTGTGCGCGGCAAAAGGCGTTTCCATCGGTATAGAATTTCAGCGTAAACTGGGCACGGGCCTTTTCGGTGGCGAAGGTTTTATTATGGAAAAACTTGAAGGAGATGGCATGGCCTTTATGCACGCCGGCGGGCATGTGTTCGAGAAAGAGTTACAGCCCGGCGAATTGTTACGTATTGATACCGGTTGCATCGTTGCATTTACAGGCAGTATAAATTACGATATACAATTTGTGGGCGGTATCAAAAACACGTTGTTTGGCGGCGAGGGTCTTTTCTTTGCTACGCTGCAAGGCCCCGGCCGGGTTTGGATTCAATCTTTACCCATCAGCCGCCTTGCTGCACGCATACTTGCTTACGGCACTTACCAGCGCAAAGAAGAAGGCAGCATCCTCGGTGGCCTGGGTAACCTGCTCGATGGTGATGGCTACAGGTAG
- a CDS encoding phosphocholine-specific phospholipase C, with amino-acid sequence MENRRDFIKKAAMLAGGAGLMNVLPPAVQRALAINPEPGTTWQDAEHVVLLMQENRSFDHCFGMLKGVRGFNDPRAITLPDKNKVWLQTNAKGETYAPFRLNIKDTKATWMNSLPHSWSNQVDARNDGRYDKWLDAKQAGHPYENIPMTMGYYTREDIPFYYALADAFTVCDQHFCSSLTGTTPNRLFFWTGKVREDANSKARVRNQDTDYDAEAAWKTFPERLEENGVSWKIYQNEISVGVGFEGEEDAWLANFTDNPIEWFTQYNVRLSKGYLAYLQKAESLLLPKLEGLRNKEALAQGEEKKKINSSIADLEKRLETVAAHKKIYTKEKYEQLSPLAKNLHDKAFTVNSGDAHYHELAELTYKSGDKEEKLALPKGDVLHQFRQDVQTGKLPTVSWIVAPENFSDHPTAPWYGAWYVSEVMDILTQNPEVWKKTIFILTYDENDGCFDHVPPFVPPHTKQPATGLVTGNIDTTVEHVSLEQDLTYYPKDEARESPVGLGYRVPLVIASPWSRGGWVNSEVFDHTSSLQFLEKFISSKFIKKVEETNISAWRRTVCGDLTSVFRQYNGEQTGALQFPSKETFIESIHQAKFKSIPDNYKQLTAEEIAVANKSPKTSPYMPQQEKGVKPACALAYELYADGNLGADRKMYMIKLKSGNTVFGNRSLGAPFQVYAYDKDLLVKSYTLAAGTELEDKFPLNTAGGYDIHVHGPNGFYRHFMGHEKDPRLKAQLKLEFEKGGSNKLTGNLMLWLYNVGSAPFTVQVKDNAYRNGTQTTTIQGSSQEIIILNPGVTAGWYDVTVTVDGSNNFIKRFAGHIETGKHSFTDPLMGGTV; translated from the coding sequence ATGGAAAACAGGAGAGACTTTATAAAGAAGGCTGCAATGCTTGCAGGTGGTGCAGGTTTAATGAATGTTTTGCCACCGGCAGTGCAGAGAGCACTGGCTATAAATCCTGAGCCGGGTACAACCTGGCAGGACGCAGAACACGTGGTGCTGCTGATGCAGGAAAACAGGTCTTTCGATCATTGCTTTGGCATGCTGAAAGGCGTGCGGGGCTTTAATGATCCGCGTGCTATAACACTGCCTGATAAAAATAAGGTGTGGTTGCAAACCAATGCCAAAGGTGAAACTTATGCTCCTTTCCGTTTAAACATAAAAGACACCAAAGCCACATGGATGAACTCGCTGCCACATTCGTGGAGCAACCAGGTAGATGCCCGCAATGACGGCAGGTACGATAAGTGGCTTGATGCCAAGCAGGCGGGCCACCCTTATGAAAATATACCCATGACCATGGGCTACTACACCCGCGAAGACATTCCGTTTTATTACGCACTGGCAGATGCTTTTACAGTGTGTGATCAACACTTCTGTTCTTCGCTGACAGGTACCACACCAAACCGCTTATTTTTCTGGACCGGTAAAGTGCGGGAAGATGCAAACAGCAAAGCAAGAGTGCGTAACCAGGATACTGATTACGATGCTGAAGCTGCATGGAAAACGTTTCCTGAAAGACTGGAAGAAAACGGTGTATCGTGGAAAATATACCAGAACGAAATAAGCGTGGGCGTTGGGTTTGAAGGTGAAGAAGATGCATGGCTTGCCAATTTTACCGATAACCCGATCGAATGGTTTACACAATACAATGTACGTTTATCAAAAGGGTACCTGGCATACCTGCAAAAAGCTGAAAGTCTGTTGCTGCCAAAATTAGAAGGGCTGAGAAATAAAGAAGCACTTGCACAAGGTGAAGAAAAGAAAAAGATAAACAGCAGCATTGCTGATCTTGAAAAGAGACTAGAAACGGTAGCGGCACATAAAAAGATTTATACCAAAGAAAAATACGAACAGCTTTCTCCGCTTGCAAAAAACCTGCACGACAAAGCTTTTACAGTAAACAGTGGCGATGCACATTATCACGAACTGGCGGAGCTTACTTATAAAAGTGGCGATAAAGAAGAAAAGCTTGCTCTGCCAAAAGGCGATGTACTGCACCAGTTCAGGCAGGATGTACAAACCGGCAAATTGCCCACTGTTTCATGGATAGTGGCACCTGAAAATTTTTCCGATCACCCTACTGCTCCATGGTACGGCGCATGGTATGTGAGTGAAGTAATGGACATACTTACACAAAACCCTGAGGTGTGGAAGAAGACAATTTTTATTCTTACGTACGATGAGAACGATGGCTGTTTCGACCATGTGCCCCCGTTTGTGCCACCGCATACCAAGCAACCTGCAACAGGGTTGGTAACCGGCAACATTGATACAACTGTTGAGCACGTAAGTCTTGAACAGGATTTAACATATTATCCCAAAGACGAAGCACGGGAAAGCCCGGTAGGCCTTGGTTACCGCGTGCCGCTTGTAATTGCTTCTCCGTGGAGCCGCGGTGGTTGGGTTAATTCAGAAGTGTTTGATCATACATCCTCACTACAGTTTCTTGAAAAATTTATTAGTAGTAAGTTCATTAAGAAAGTAGAAGAAACAAACATCAGTGCATGGCGGCGAACGGTGTGTGGAGATCTCACTTCTGTTTTCAGGCAATACAATGGCGAACAAACAGGGGCGTTGCAATTTCCATCAAAAGAGACGTTTATCGAATCTATACACCAGGCAAAATTCAAAAGCATTCCGGATAACTACAAACAATTGACTGCAGAAGAAATAGCGGTAGCCAATAAAAGTCCTAAAACATCTCCATATATGCCGCAGCAGGAGAAAGGTGTAAAGCCTGCTTGCGCATTGGCTTACGAGTTGTATGCTGATGGCAACCTGGGTGCCGACAGGAAAATGTATATGATTAAACTAAAGAGCGGTAATACTGTATTTGGTAACAGATCTTTAGGTGCACCGTTTCAGGTATATGCGTACGACAAAGACTTACTGGTAAAGTCTTATACACTTGCCGCCGGTACAGAACTGGAAGATAAGTTTCCATTAAACACCGCCGGTGGCTATGATATTCACGTGCATGGCCCAAATGGTTTTTACCGTCATTTTATGGGCCACGAAAAAGACCCGCGGTTAAAAGCACAACTAAAGCTTGAGTTTGAAAAAGGTGGCAGCAATAAGCTCACCGGTAATCTTATGTTGTGGTTGTACAATGTAGGCAGTGCACCGTTTACCGTGCAGGTAAAAGACAATGCTTACCGCAATGGTACGCAAACGACTACTATACAGGGCAGCTCACAGGAGATCATCATATTAAATCCCGGGGTTACCGCCGGCTGGTACGATGTAACGGTTACGGTCGATGGCAGCAACAATTTTATCAAGCGTTTTGCAGGTCATATAGAAACAGGTAAACATAGTTTTACAGATCCGCTAATGGGTGGTACAGTTTAA
- a CDS encoding ExbD/TolR family protein has protein sequence MEKTAALHLSVKPKKMAEIQTNNSTKHTGVRRSKKLSTKVDLTPMVDLGFLLITFFIFTSVVAKPTAMGIYIPDEGDSMTTGSSKTLNIILAGDNEVYYYNGDDLNNMHATNYSPDGLRAIIRSKKEQVAFKFGDGNETVILLKPTDDASYNNIVDAFDELTINSITRYVLMDVDETEKSLLFKH, from the coding sequence ATGGAGAAAACTGCTGCGTTGCATCTTAGTGTAAAACCAAAAAAGATGGCTGAAATACAAACCAACAACAGCACAAAACATACTGGTGTGCGCCGCAGTAAAAAACTTTCTACCAAAGTAGACCTTACACCGATGGTTGACCTGGGCTTTTTACTCATTACCTTTTTCATCTTTACATCTGTTGTTGCAAAACCAACAGCAATGGGCATTTATATTCCTGATGAAGGAGATTCAATGACTACAGGCAGCAGTAAAACGTTAAACATTATTCTTGCGGGTGATAATGAAGTGTACTATTACAACGGCGATGATTTGAATAACATGCATGCAACGAACTATTCACCGGATGGCTTACGTGCTATAATAAGAAGCAAAAAAGAACAGGTAGCATTCAAATTTGGAGACGGCAACGAAACTGTGATTTTACTCAAGCCAACAGATGACGCCTCTTACAATAATATTGTTGATGCATTTGACGAACTAACCATTAATAGCATTACGCGATACGTACTGATGGATGTTGACGAAACAGAAAAATCATTATTGTTTAAACATTGA
- a CDS encoding DUF2721 domain-containing protein produces the protein MDITINTPALLFPAISLIMLAYTNRFLALASLVRNLHDKYKSEQQNTVIHGQIKNLRFRLRLIKNMQAFGVLSFLLCIVCMYLIHTGNTLAANITFALALVSFATSLIISLWEIWKSNKALELALSDMEGLEDPTIVEYIRKKLDRE, from the coding sequence ATGGATATAACAATTAATACACCAGCCCTGCTTTTTCCTGCCATCAGTTTGATTATGCTGGCGTATACCAACCGCTTCCTGGCATTGGCAAGTCTTGTGCGTAACCTGCATGATAAATACAAAAGCGAGCAGCAAAATACAGTCATTCACGGGCAGATTAAAAACCTGCGTTTTCGCCTCAGGCTTATTAAAAACATGCAGGCATTTGGTGTACTAAGTTTTTTGCTGTGCATTGTGTGTATGTACCTTATTCATACCGGCAATACGCTTGCAGCAAACATAACGTTTGCGCTGGCACTGGTTTCTTTTGCCACATCATTAATCATTTCATTGTGGGAAATATGGAAAAGCAATAAAGCACTGGAGCTTGCACTAAGCGATATGGAAGGCCTGGAAGACCCGACCATTGTGGAATACATCAGGAAAAAACTGGACCGGGAATAA
- a CDS encoding alpha/beta hydrolase, with amino-acid sequence MNKDVKYTVYLPADYETSERSYPVVYLLHGYTDDNTGWLQFGEVNRYADKAIAEGTIPPMIIVMPNGDSSWYINSFDGKENYEDFFIKEFMPAIEKTYRIKAQKTYRGIAGLSMGGYGTLIYALKYPDLFAAAAPLSAGVFTDDEMVAMDDDNWKNVFGQLYGHNLKGKSRLSKAWFDNSILKIVETKPADDLKKVRLYIDCGDDDFLIKGNCMLHLALKDKNVPHEFRVRDGVHNWPYWRTGITDALAFIGDSFHQY; translated from the coding sequence ATGAATAAAGACGTTAAATACACCGTTTACCTTCCTGCAGATTACGAAACATCTGAAAGAAGTTATCCTGTAGTTTACTTATTGCATGGTTATACAGATGACAATACAGGCTGGCTGCAGTTTGGCGAAGTAAACCGCTATGCAGATAAAGCTATTGCAGAAGGCACTATTCCGCCAATGATCATTGTAATGCCAAACGGAGATTCAAGCTGGTACATCAATTCCTTTGATGGTAAAGAAAACTATGAAGATTTCTTTATCAAAGAATTTATGCCCGCCATTGAAAAGACCTACCGCATAAAAGCACAAAAAACCTACCGGGGTATTGCTGGCTTAAGTATGGGCGGTTATGGTACGCTTATTTATGCGCTTAAATATCCTGATCTTTTTGCTGCCGCCGCACCACTAAGCGCAGGTGTATTTACAGATGATGAAATGGTGGCCATGGATGATGATAACTGGAAGAATGTATTCGGGCAATTGTATGGCCACAACCTGAAAGGCAAAAGCAGGCTCAGCAAAGCTTGGTTTGATAACTCCATATTAAAAATTGTAGAGACAAAACCTGCTGATGATTTAAAGAAGGTTCGTTTGTATATTGATTGCGGCGATGATGATTTTCTTATCAAAGGTAACTGTATGTTGCACCTGGCATTGAAAGACAAAAATGTGCCACACGAGTTTCGTGTGAGAGATGGTGTACACAACTGGCCCTACTGGCGTACCGGCATTACTGATGCACTGGCTTTTATAGGCGACAGCTTTCATCAATACTGA
- a CDS encoding response regulator, which yields MPDVKYITIVDDHAMFRKGLMMLINIFPNYKVLFDAANGKDLIKQLNPRHLPDIVLLDITMPEMDGYATAEWLRINYPEIKVLALSTMDADTAIIKMIRHGAKGYVLKDADPAELKLAFDEVLSRGYFYNDLVTRKVMQSINHLVDEKNPLPTFAKLSERELQFLKLACSEKTYQEIAKEMFVSERTVDGYRDALFKKLNLNTRVGLVMFALKNRIVEL from the coding sequence ATGCCTGATGTAAAATATATAACGATTGTCGACGATCATGCCATGTTCCGGAAGGGTTTAATGATGCTCATCAATATTTTCCCCAACTATAAAGTATTGTTCGATGCGGCTAATGGTAAAGATCTCATAAAACAACTCAATCCAAGGCACCTGCCAGATATTGTGTTGCTCGATATAACCATGCCCGAAATGGATGGCTATGCAACCGCAGAATGGCTGCGCATCAATTACCCTGAAATAAAAGTTTTAGCACTAAGTACGATGGATGCTGATACCGCCATCATCAAAATGATACGTCACGGTGCAAAAGGATATGTCTTGAAAGATGCAGATCCGGCAGAACTTAAACTTGCCTTTGATGAAGTATTGAGCCGAGGTTATTTTTACAACGATCTTGTTACAAGAAAGGTCATGCAAAGCATTAATCATCTTGTAGACGAAAAAAATCCTTTGCCCACTTTTGCAAAATTGAGCGAAAGGGAATTACAGTTTCTTAAATTAGCCTGTAGTGAAAAAACATACCAGGAGATAGCCAAAGAAATGTTTGTGAGTGAAAGGACCGTTGATGGTTACCGGGACGCATTGTTCAAAAAATTAAATCTTAATACAAGAGTCGGTCTTGTCATGTTTGCATTAAAAAACCGGATCGTCGAATTGTAA
- a CDS encoding sensor histidine kinase, with product MPNSSTEEVLITIVTIVIVFLVLAGIIIFILYRFQKDKFKHKKEFIELEKKFIEQSLQSQLEIQEHTFNTISQEIHDNVGQILSLAKVQVSIVEHKETKDTATLKELRENIGQAMNDLRDIAKSLSSERIQLLRLHETVAHEMQRINRTGLINIVINTTGNEQHLEVQKKLILFRIIQESIQNIIKHAKASDVEILFNYAADKIDIAITDNGTGFDTAAALQKNGGLGLQNIISRATLIGGSAVIDSVIDKGTSIKISIPYA from the coding sequence ATGCCAAATTCCTCGACTGAAGAAGTTTTAATAACAATTGTCACAATTGTTATTGTCTTTCTTGTATTAGCAGGAATTATCATCTTTATTTTATATAGATTTCAAAAAGATAAGTTTAAGCACAAGAAGGAGTTTATTGAATTAGAGAAAAAATTTATTGAACAATCATTACAATCCCAACTCGAAATCCAGGAACACACTTTCAACACCATCAGCCAGGAAATACACGACAATGTCGGGCAAATATTAAGCCTTGCAAAAGTGCAGGTCAGCATTGTAGAGCATAAAGAAACCAAAGACACAGCAACATTAAAAGAACTCCGGGAAAACATTGGCCAGGCAATGAATGATCTTCGTGACATTGCCAAAAGCCTCAGCAGTGAACGCATACAGTTACTCCGCCTGCATGAGACTGTTGCGCATGAAATGCAACGCATCAACCGTACAGGTTTAATAAATATTGTTATCAATACAACAGGCAATGAGCAACACCTTGAAGTGCAAAAAAAACTCATCCTGTTCCGCATTATTCAGGAGAGCATACAAAACATCATCAAGCACGCAAAAGCTTCTGATGTAGAAATATTGTTTAACTATGCAGCAGATAAAATTGACATTGCAATTACCGATAATGGTACCGGTTTCGATACTGCTGCTGCATTGCAAAAAAATGGCGGGCTTGGTCTGCAAAACATCATCAGCAGGGCAACTTTGATCGGCGGTAGTGCAGTTATTGATAGTGTAATTGATAAAGGAACCAGTATAAAAATCTCAATACCTTATGCCTGA
- a CDS encoding xanthine dehydrogenase family protein molybdopterin-binding subunit, whose translation MTARHNNSRRNFLKLSTFTTGGFILGFNAFGAPKKNPAIIGDPSSGEMASFNSYLAIATDGTVTIYSPNPELGQNIKTSFPMIVAEELDADWTKVKVEQAALDTKKFDRQLTGGSGAVPHSWMRLRNAGATARAMLIAAAAAKWSVPATECTAENGFVLHKAGNKKAGYGELALDAANIPVPTNVTLKDRKDFKIIGTAVKNVENKNILTGKPMFGMDFYREGMLYAMLQRPPAFGTKIKSADTAAAKAMPGITAVVTFKNNIAVVGKSTWHIIKARKLLKIEYEKDGNIESSADHDRIFTDLLDNGKAEVKRKDGDVDAAFKNAAKVVKAEYECPFIAHSPMEPMNFFAHVKNDGTVELAGPSQTPQRAREAVSKLLNIPEEKITLELTRLGGGFGRRLKFDYVTEAAELSALIKAPVKVIWSKEDDMQGGSYRPAVRYRFEAALDSAGNLTGYKLRGAGINAGNTTREDNFPSGAVDNLLIESVEHQSPITTGAWRAPITNFLAFAEQSFIDEVAMAAGKDVVQFRLELLAKAKQQPVGAIKYNISRMEEVIKMAAEKSGWGKKKNVAQGFSVYFSHASYVAQVCEVVMKNGKPAVQKIYAVSDCGQVINSIGAEHQVMGGIVDGFGHAMYAKLTFKDGATEQKNYHNYRLIRIKEVPEIETHFVDNGMDPTGLGEPALPPTGGAVANAIFKATGKRLRKQPFIDDDLFKS comes from the coding sequence ATGACAGCCAGACATAACAACAGCAGAAGAAATTTTCTAAAGCTATCCACTTTTACAACGGGCGGTTTTATACTAGGCTTCAATGCCTTTGGCGCACCGAAAAAAAATCCTGCAATTATTGGTGATCCATCGTCTGGCGAAATGGCCAGCTTCAACAGCTATCTTGCCATTGCTACAGACGGAACAGTTACCATCTATTCTCCCAACCCCGAGCTTGGGCAGAATATCAAAACATCTTTCCCCATGATTGTGGCGGAAGAGCTTGATGCAGACTGGACCAAAGTAAAAGTGGAGCAGGCTGCTCTGGATACCAAAAAATTTGACCGCCAGCTTACGGGTGGCAGTGGTGCTGTACCACATTCATGGATGCGCCTGCGCAATGCAGGTGCAACTGCAAGGGCAATGCTTATTGCGGCGGCTGCCGCAAAATGGAGCGTGCCCGCAACAGAATGTACCGCAGAGAATGGATTCGTTTTGCACAAGGCCGGAAATAAAAAAGCCGGTTATGGAGAGCTGGCCTTGGACGCCGCAAATATTCCTGTACCAACGAACGTAACACTCAAAGACAGGAAAGATTTTAAAATCATTGGTACGGCAGTAAAGAACGTTGAGAACAAGAATATACTTACCGGCAAGCCCATGTTTGGTATGGACTTTTACCGCGAAGGCATGTTATACGCCATGCTGCAAAGGCCGCCTGCGTTTGGCACTAAAATAAAATCTGCAGATACGGCCGCAGCAAAGGCAATGCCCGGCATAACAGCTGTTGTTACTTTTAAAAACAATATTGCCGTGGTGGGGAAATCTACATGGCACATCATTAAAGCGCGTAAGTTGCTAAAGATAGAATACGAAAAAGACGGCAATATTGAAAGCTCTGCTGACCACGACAGAATTTTTACAGACCTGCTTGATAATGGCAAAGCAGAAGTAAAACGTAAAGACGGTGACGTTGATGCAGCTTTTAAAAATGCTGCCAAAGTGGTAAAGGCAGAATATGAATGCCCTTTTATTGCGCACAGCCCAATGGAACCGATGAACTTTTTTGCGCATGTTAAAAATGACGGCACTGTAGAGCTTGCAGGACCAAGCCAGACACCCCAACGCGCCAGGGAAGCGGTTTCCAAACTGCTCAATATTCCCGAAGAAAAAATAACACTGGAGCTTACAAGGCTTGGCGGCGGTTTTGGCCGCAGGCTTAAGTTCGATTATGTAACAGAAGCGGCAGAATTGTCTGCCCTTATTAAAGCGCCTGTAAAAGTGATCTGGAGCAAAGAAGATGACATGCAGGGCGGTAGCTACAGGCCCGCTGTTCGTTACCGTTTTGAAGCAGCACTGGATAGTGCCGGCAACCTTACAGGCTATAAATTAAGGGGCGCAGGCATTAATGCCGGCAACACAACAAGAGAAGACAATTTTCCTTCCGGCGCAGTTGATAACCTGCTCATAGAATCTGTAGAACATCAGTCGCCCATTACCACCGGTGCATGGCGTGCGCCTATCACAAATTTTCTCGCTTTTGCAGAGCAGTCCTTTATAGATGAAGTGGCCATGGCTGCCGGCAAAGATGTGGTGCAGTTCCGGCTGGAGCTGCTGGCAAAAGCAAAGCAGCAACCCGTTGGTGCTATTAAGTACAACATCAGCCGCATGGAAGAAGTAATAAAAATGGCAGCAGAAAAATCTGGCTGGGGCAAAAAGAAAAATGTTGCACAGGGCTTCAGCGTGTATTTTTCACATGCCTCGTACGTAGCGCAGGTTTGTGAAGTGGTTATGAAAAACGGCAAACCCGCAGTACAAAAAATTTATGCTGTTTCAGATTGCGGTCAGGTGATCAATTCCATTGGTGCAGAGCACCAGGTTATGGGTGGTATTGTAGATGGATTTGGCCATGCCATGTATGCCAAACTAACGTTTAAAGACGGTGCAACGGAGCAAAAAAATTACCACAATTACAGGCTTATACGCATCAAAGAAGTTCCTGAAATTGAAACACATTTTGTTGACAACGGCATGGACCCTACAGGTCTTGGCGAGCCTGCACTGCCACCTACCGGCGGCGCTGTTGCCAACGCAATTTTTAAAGCCACCGGCAAACGTTTAAGAAAACAACCTTTTATAGATGATGATCTTTTTAAAAGTTAG